The following is a genomic window from Bacteroidia bacterium.
ATACTTGCAGCCGACACACGGGCACGGGAAACCGCGTCCCGCATTATCGCATCACACAGAGCTTTTCAGACAGCCAGGTAACGGCACTTTCCTATGGACGCACTCGGACAAATCCTCAGCCAGATATTTTATTTTATAATCATCATCGGGGTACTGGTACTCATTCACGAACTGGGCCATTTCCTCGCTGCGAAAGCCTTCGGTATGCGGGTCGAGCGTTTTTCCATCGGTTTCCCTCCACGCGCCTTTGGAAAACAGATCGGCGACACCGATTACTGCGTCTCGTGGCTGCCCATCGGCGGTTATGTGAAAATCTCCGGTATGGTAGACGAGAGTCTGGACACCGAGCAACTCGCGAAGGATCCGGAGCCCTGGGAGTTCCGTGCGAAGCCTGTATGGCAACGCATCATCGTCATAGTTGCCGGCGTCGTCATGAACATCCTTCTCGCGATCGCGATTTTCTGGGGCATCAATCTCACACAGGGCACACAGGTTCATAAAGTTACGACTATCGGCAACGTCCAAGCCGGATCCGTTGCCGAGAAATACGGACTGCTTGCCGGCGACCGCATCACCGCCATCAACAACAGAGGGATGAAGACCTGGGAAGACATTCGCGAGAGCGTCGTGTATGCACAACTCGCGGATGACCTGCGGATCCGTGTCGAACGTGCGGGCGGCGTACTCACGCTCGACATTCCGAACAAGGCCATCGCCCGCCTGGAATCGGGAGAGCTCGGAATCACACCCGAGGGCGCAACGACGTACATCGCCGCTGTCGAGCCCGGATTGCCCGCCTCCCGCGTCGGTCTCGCCGAAGGCGACGTCATCGTCAGCATCAATGGCGAGAACGTTTTTACCCCGACGGACGTCGTACGCATTATTGGTGCCAGTCCTCAAAAACCAGTCAAGATGATCTGGACCCGCGAAGGCAAACGCATGGCCTCTATGGTCACCCCGACGGAACACGGAAAAATCGGCATCATCCCGGTTCTCTCCATCGCGGGCCCGACCGAGGTGATGCATTACGGCGTCTTCGAAGCGCTGAGCGTGGGTGTGCGCGGACTTGTGCGCGTCACGGACATTTTCTTGACGAATATCTGGCACATCATCATCGGCGAAGCGAGTTTCAAGAACAGCATCGGCGGACCGGTTAAAATCGCGGAGATGGCCGCACAGTCAGCGGAAGCCGGGATATACAGTTTCCTGAGTCTCATGGCGCTGCTCAGCATCAGTCTCGCCATCATCAATATTTTCCCCATCCCCGCACTCGACGGTGGTCATCTCGTTTTTCTCATCTACGAGGGTCTCTTCCGCAGGGAAGTGCCCACGAAAATCAAGATCGCGCTGCAGCAGGTGGGCATGGTACTGCTCCTGGCGCTGATGCTCTTCGTGATTTACAACGACATTTTTTGAGAGTACGCCACAGGTATACAGAACGGCCGCCCGCGGGCGGCCGTTTCATTTTTCACACACGGGATACTCAGGCGCCGATAGCCGACTGGGCGTCATCAGCCTGGTTTTTCAGATAGTGCGAAAGCGCCATGAAGCCACCGATAATCTGTTCGTTCCTGACCTTCACACCTTCGACCACAGTCAATTCCTGCGGTGTGAAGTTCCACACTGCCTTGACGCCCGCTTTGACGGCGATGTCGGTAATCTCCTGCGCGGAGTCTTTCGGCACACAGAGAATGATGAGCTTGATACGATGCTTTTGAATCATCGAGGTGAGCCGGAAAACCGAGGTCACCTCTATCCCGCCGACAATGCTCCCGATTCTGTTGGGATCGTTGTCGAGTATGCCCACTATATCGAGACCGTATTGTCTAAAACCCGAGTAGGTGGCAAGGGCTGTCCCGAGATGTCCGGCGCCGATGACCAGCGCTTCCGTTCTCTCCAGGAGACCGAGAAATTCTTCTATTCTTCGCCGAAGCACGGCGATAGAATAGCCCTGGTTCTGCTTGCCACGAATTTTCAGATCGGCCATGTCCTTACGGACCAGGGTTTCATTGATCTCCAGGATCTCGGAAAGCTCGCGCGACGAGATGTACTCCCTCCCGAGCGCTTCGAAAGCACTGAGTATCTGATGGTAGCGCGGGAGGCGCCGAAATGCCGCTTTGGAAATTCTATCCATGGCCTGTCCTCTGTCTCAAGTCACGAAAATGCGGTTGCTTCATACGGAAATGCTGTCGCCTACTCCGCTGAAAGAAAAATTTCCCCAGCCAAACGAGAACATTTTCACGATCAAGATAGAGTAATTCGCGACACGATACAATATGCGCTGCGAAAAATATTCACAGCGTTTTCAGCGTGGGGCGGGACGCAATTCAAGACGAGCGGGCTGATCGGGGACGGGAACATCCGGGACAGAGATTATGCCGGAGGGTGAGGCCTGGACCCGGGTGCTGTACATGACTGATCCGCCGGTTTTTACGTCGCAGATGTACCAGCCCCCCTGCCGGACGACGAAGCGCTGAAGTCTCCGAGGCGTGATGGTGGCGGTGAGCGATCCGGTGGGTACATACAATGAATCCCGTAGTTCGATGACGGAACGACGAAGCCCCACAGACCAGAATTCCCGCGTGTCGATAACGGGTTCGAACCAATCCACAGAAACATTCATTGCGCCGCGCCGTGCGCTATCATCGGGGAGGCTGTTATCGGAGACTGCGCTGAACGCCGGCCAGCTTCGATTCGCGCGGTATCGGTATAATGCGGCCGCATCCTGCTGTGGAGACCAGAGGTAATTTCCGTTCGAATCATGATCGCGTTCATCCCAGAATGCGGCCACCCCGCTCGATGCGGAATCGGCCGTGCGAAGCACGGAAGCTAGCTGCTGCCAACCGACGACACTGTCTCTGCTGCCGCCGAAAAGACGGATATGCGGAAGCGCATCGGTGGTGAGCAGTCGAAGTTGCCGCGATGCATCCAGAGCTTCGTACACACGGGTTCCGTCAAACATGACAGGCTGGCGTTCCGGCCGCCCCCACAGTGCGTCGAACGCGTTACGCGCCCATTTGCCGCGCGGAGTTTCGGCGCTGTCGCGCACATCGAAACGCAGTCGTGGTATGGTCGCCATCGCCGCAGCGACGAGCCGTGGTTCCGCCAATGATGTAAAGAATGCGCCGCTGCCGCCCATCGAATTGCCGCTCAGATACACGCGTGTCGAGTCCAGAGGAAGCTCACGCAATGCCCAGCGAAGTGTCCACAATACTCGCCGCCGGGTGAAATCCGTGGCAACGGCACCTTGCGGCGGAGTACCCATGCGCCCGAATATATCGATACCAAGGTTGTAGCCGAACCAGAACGTGCTGCCCGCATGTCCCGGCAGGTGGTCGTCAAGAGAAAGAATGTACTCTTGCGGGTTCCCGCTGCCCGCGAGATGTGTCAGGAAGTGATCTCCACGTCCATGCATGCGCACAAGGAGGGGATGCTGTGGCGCTTTGCCATTCTTTCGCAACGCAAAATGAAAAGGCAAACAGGGGACGTTCGCCATGGCGGGGTACTGCGTGGCATCCACATTGGACACCCAGTGCACAAATATATCCACGGCCTTGCCGTCGCGGGTTATGCGATTCTGAAAGACCGGTCTGGGAGAGTCGGCGCGTTCACGCACACCGGAGGCCGTCGCATTGCGGCCGGGCCTGACTTGTCGCAACTCCCCTTTTCGATCCGTTGCCGTCACCGCGTAGTACCAGGTGCCGGATTGCGCGACCGTCATGACGAAGCATTCATCGTTTGCAGATAAGGTGCCGGCCGGTCCCGGGAATCGAAAGTACACGGGCGCACTGAGAATGGCACTGAGGCGCCTGTCGCGCGACTGTCCCGGCCGGATGGTGAACACCTGTTCCGCTCTGCTCAACGCGAGCGTCGTACGCAGGGGTTTGCGGGAGCGGTACACTGTGTAGTGCGCGGCGGAGGGTCCGACGGATTTCCACTTGAGAAAGGTCTGCCCCGCGGTATGATAGACGAACAGGCCGGTCACCTGCGCCGTCGCACTCATGCCGAAGGCGAGCAATGCAATGGCTGCGAGTATCAGTCGGAGAGGAGACAGGAGCCGCATTTGCGTGGAGAGCAGAATTCAGAATAGAGTTCGATCATGCCCTGCTGCGTCTTGGAATCGAATGGCACGGTACGGCCGAGCACGGGTGCGGTAATGCGCGTGATACGGTTCGGGGCCGCAGCCCTCATGGTAAAATACACCGCACGCGCACGTCGTGCCAATGAAGCGTTGTCGCGCAGCTCACTCAAGAGGTTCAGTACGGGCGAGAGCACGTTCATGGCGAGTTCGGTAACGCGTTCGGGGCCCGGAGATGCGGCCTCGCCTTCAACGCGGAACAGGGGGGCGAACACCCCGGCATCGCCCGTGAATGCTTGTGCAGCGGTATCGAGGTCGTTCCACCACTGGCCGGCGGACAGGCGCTCCGCCCAGGACGCAAGCCAGCGCAGGCGCGGGACCGCTCTGTTGGATGGCGTGATGGCGCTGTTCAACCAACTATCCTGCATAGCACACTGGGAGAGATCCTTTGTCTTCTTCTCCGCGGCGGCGGAAAGCATGCACGCGCGTCGTGACGGCGGTAAAGCGAGCGCCCCGGCCAGAGTGAGTACTCTCGCAGCGCGTTCCATCCTGTCCTGATTCCCTCCGTATCCCGCGCCGCGCGCAATGGCTTCCCAGACCGCCTGCCGCAACGCGCCCTCCTCCCCGAGTGCGGGTGACAGTTGATCGTAGCGGTACCGCATACGGGCGCATTTGCGCGTATACCTGCGCACGGCCGCGATCAGCAACATGACGTCGGCCAACGGATGCGCCACGGTGGCACCACGACCTGCGGCACAGACCATGGGATGGGCTTGGTGGAATTCCGCGCTCCAGGCCTCACGCAGCGGCATGGAAAGCTGGCCGGGGAGCAGAACCGTCGGCGGCAGCACGTCCGTTCGTGTGGGAGGATACAATGCGACATGAAGAATGACCTCGTCGTACAGCGTGTTGCGGTCATGCCCGTGCCGCCACCAGTCATCGGCGTCGGTGTGCACCTCCACGGCCCCTCGGAAGAGACGACCGTCCAGAATGATTTCCGCACCGAGAAAATCAGGACCATCATGCTGATTCTGCGTGCCGGGGCAGAGCACGCGCAGTTCTCTCCCGTCCATAGTGCGCAGCACACACTCGGGAGTGGCGACCCGCAGCCACAGCGCGACAGTGTGTCGCTCGGGGATGCGCGGATTGCGCCGCGGCTCGGCAACAGCACGGAAAATTGACGTGGTGGAGAGCGCCGCGATGGTATTGGTGTTCGAAAGCACAGTCAGATGTTCCCTTGTGTGAAAAAAACAACCCCCACCCTGCCCGGGTTGGTTCCCGGCTAGCCGCGCAACGCGGAAATATACTGACGGTAATTTCCGGATTTGAAGATGGCGGAACCCGAAACAAGAATATCCGCGCCCGCGTGCAGCACATCGGGGGCCGTCGCTGTGGTTATTCCGCCGTCCACCTCGATGCGGAGGTGTTTCAGGCCGAGTTCGTCGGCCATACGCCGCAGTTCGGTGATTTTTGCCAGAGACCGCGGGATGAACGACTGCCCTCCAAAGCCAGGATTCACCGACATGACAAGCACCATCTCCACATCGTTGAGAATATCCGCAAGCAGAGAGACCGGAGTCGCGGGATTGATGCTCACACCTGCAGGCAGACCGAGATCGTGAATACGCTGTATGGTCCTGTGCAGATGGGGACAGGTTTCCCAATGGACAGTGAGTATATCGGCACCGGCACGTGCAAAATCCTGCAGATAGCGATCCGGCTCTTCAATCATCAGATGCACGTCCAGCGGTACGGTGGCGTGACGTTTGATCGCTTCGACGATGAGCGGACCAATGGTCAGGTTCGGCACGAAACGGCCATCCATGACATCGACATGCAACAGGTCGGCGCCGGCGGCTTCGACAGCCTTCACTTCATCGGCGAGCCGGGCGAAATCACAGGAGAGCAGCGATGGCGCAATCAGCGGGCTTTGTCGGGGAATTTCCTTCACTTCTCCTCCTTCAAGCGTATGAAGGTCAATTTATCCATGGGTTTTCCGGATCGGAGCGCGAATTCCTCTATGGGGATCAATTGCTGCATTCCCGTTGCATGGAGACCGAAGACGACGATGCGCAGCGTATCGTCGCTCAGGACCATCCGGTAGGAATTGTAGAGCGAGTCTCCGCCCTCCGGCAGTGTGGTTACGACAACAGTATCCGCAGTGACTGTGTAATTGCACTCACCTTCATCGGGATAGCCCTCCTGTCCCAGCCAGGCTTTGCCGGCGTTATCGAAGCGAATGAGATTACCGTCGCCGTTTTTCCACTTTCCCTCGACACCAGGTTCCTGGGAACACGCCGCGAGCAGAGAGGAAAAACAAAGGAGAAAGAAAATGATGCGTTTCATGGCAGTGATGATGAGGCGATTGTTGATACACCATCGGCGAAGCTTCGAACCGCCGCGGCAATAGCGTCGAGATCGATCATGGATATGCATTCAAGATTGTAGGGACAAGTGCGTTTCCAGCAGGGAGCGCAGTCGAGCCCATGGGGGATAAATTTTTCACCACGATCATAGAGGTCAATTTCGCTCCAGCAGCTCAGTCCGAACCAGGCGAGAACGTGCTTTTTCAGTCCGATAGCGAGGTGCATACCAAAGCTGTCGCCCGTGATCACCACATCCGCAAGAGCTTCGTACACGATGCCCGCACGCAGTCCTTCGCGCGTGGGTGTCGGTACGAGGCGGCCGGAGTGCACGAGTGGCTGCAGCTGTGCCGCGATGTCATCATTCCGCTGCGTGTCCTCGGGACCGCCGAGCAAGAGGAATACCAGTCGGTCATCGGAAGCCAGGCGCTCGATCAGCTCGACATGCTGGGGTACGGTCATTTTTTTGTTGGGAAATAATTCGGAACAGCCGGTGTTGAATCCGACGGCCAACTTCCCCACGGGTACCCATCGGGCGCGGAGCTCCCTGACTCTGTCCTGCTCCGACGCTGTCAGTTCCAGTATGTATTCATCGCGCCGATAATCGAGTTTCCAGGTCGCGGCGAGAATGTCCTGACCACTCCGCTGATTCACACGAAATTTCAGGTGATCGTCCAGTCCCAGGCGGAAATTGTACTCCGCCTCGGGATTCGCGGGCACGATCTGTCCACGTTTTGAGATGGTAAAACCCCGGAGTTCATCGGTCCAGAGCGATGAGGCGAAGGCGCAGGCATCCAGCGATTTGTCGGCATTCAGCACCACATCGAAAAATTGCTGCTGCAAAATGAGGCGGTCCACGTCGTTCCACACGAACACGCGATCCACGAGCGGATTGGCGTGCAGCAACGCTGCTGCGTTGGAGCGCGTTATCCAGAACACCTGGCTGATGGGCCACGCTCGCTTGATTCCGGCGAGTTGCGCCGTGGTCATAACGACGTCGCCCATCGCGTCGAGATTAATGATCAGGATACGTGTACCGATGGGGTCGCATCGCATGCAGTGTTCACTGCAATCCACGCCCGGAAAACAGGGCTTGTATCCGTTGAAATGCTTGCAATCGACACCGTTGACATCAAAATTCATGGGGTTTCTTCACTGTTCCGCTATCCTAATGTACGGAATCCGGAGGAGATTGCGAGAAAGAGTGCTGTCCCGATACGCCGGACTCAAGTGAGCATATTGTTCAGGGACGCAAAACCTGATTGTGCGGCAGATGCGGCAAGGCCGCTCAAGTGAAGGTCCGGCACCGCGGCATGATTCACTTTTCACTTTCCCATGGCGCGTCCACGTCCCCGCTCCGTGCGACGCGCCGGACGATTTCACACCACCGTCATCACGAGGTACACGGAATAGAGGAAGAACACGAGCAGCAGCAATGCGCCTTCGAGGCGATTCAACCGTTTGGCCTTATGGAAACCGAAGACAAGGACGAACAGGAAACCCGTGACGGCGGTCATGATCGGAAAGTCGCGTGTGAGCAAGTCGGCGGGGAGTTCCATAGGCGAGATACTTCCGGCTAAACCGACAACCATGAGGGTATTGAAGAGATTTGATCCGATGATGTTGCCGAAAGCGATATCATGCTCGTTTTTCCGGACTGCCACGACCGACGAAGCCAACTCCGGCAGCGATGTCCCCAGTGCGATGACCGTCAGGCCGATCACGAGATCGTCCACGCCGAGTACTGTTGCGATTTCGACTGCGCCCCATACGATGAAGCGCGAACTTCCGATCAATAACAGCAATCCCGCGATGGACCAGAACAGCGCCTTCCGGAGCGGCATGATGTCTCCTGCCAACTCGCTGAGAACCTCTGCCGCGAGATGATCTGATTTTTGCCTGGAATTCTGCCACGTCATCCATCCCATCAATACAGCGAAGACCACGATGAGAATGATGCTATCCAGCCTTGTAAGGTCTCCGTTATAGAGCAGCACACCTGTCAGCGCCGTGACGCCAAGCAGCAGCGGTAACTCAAGGCGGACAATGCTGGATGCAACCGTGATCGGGCGCAGCAGAGCCGTGACGCCAAGGATGAGGGCGATGTTCGTGATGTTGGAACCGTAGGCATTCCCGAGCGCTATGCCGGGATTTCCATCCAGAGCGGCAAAAAGCGACACCACCATTTCCGGGGCCGAGGTGCCGAAACCGACGATCACCATTCCAATGAGCAACGGCGACATACCGAGATGTTTTGCGGAGGCTGCAGCGCCATCCACAAAACGGTCCGCGCTCCAAACGAGGACGATGAGTCCAAGTACGAGCGCGGCGACAGCGAAAACGAGTATATGTTCTTCCATGGTACGTAGTATTGAATCATCCGTCCGGACTCCCGGTAGCACGGTTTGCCCGTGTCTGTTCGGATGCATCCCTACTAACATACAACGACGACAGGAAATTCCGCAGCGTGTCCGCTGCGACCGCTGTGTCGGTCGTGCCGGATCACGCGTCGCGTGAATTGCCCGTTCCCCGATCGCGTCGGCCTACGCACCCATGCATCCGTCCGGAGCTGTGAGCACCACGCCCGTAACTGCTTTCCGCTCCCCCGACGAATTGTTCACGCTGTAGTGTAACTTTACGTCGATTGTTTCGTATACGGGTGTCTTCTTTACCTGGAGTACCCTGTTATGAAGCACCTGTCGAAACTGTTTTGGCTGCCGGCGATGGTGTTCGCATTGTTCGCCTCATGCAGCGACCTCATTCCCGACTACCCGGTCACACCGGACGCAGGGAGCTACACCCTTTCCACGCGGTATTCGCATATCCGGAGCTATCCCGGCGGTGGAGGGGTGTTTACCGTCTTCATTGAACCGCACTCCGACTTTCGCGGCGACGTTGCGCTGACGCTGCAGGCGAATCCCCTTCTGCACGCCACGCTCAGCAGACGCTCGCTCGATGCGCGTCACCGTGTGACGGAGATACTCCTTGCCCCGGAACCCGGGATCTCTCTCGACAGCACGGTGATCATGCTGCAGGCCACGCACCGCGACAGCAGTGCCTGGCTACCGCTTCGCATCACTATGTATCCGTGGTCGCACTCCGAAGCAGGTCCGGAAACTGATCTGCTCCGCGTCTTCCTCGACTGGCAGCAGAACAATCATCCGGAGCTCGTCACTCCGTCCGATCCTTCGGTGTTCCGGCGTTTTATCACCTATCCCGAGCATCTCGTCGTCGAGCACTGGAGTTTCGTCGGCGCCGGCTGGGACGTTCGTCTCTGCCGCCATGTGATGATACCGCCCCACGACTGGTCCATGGTGCTCTTCCGCCCGCTGCATACGCTCACACCCGTCCTTGCGGCGCGACGCGACACACAAGGCAACATCGTCGAGATCCCGGTATCAGAGTATCCGGTGCTTTACGGTTATTGACTGAAGTGAGCGGGGAGCGGAGAGAAGGGCCGATCGGGCCGAATACTGGCGCGGGAAGCGGAGAGCGAAGAACGAAGAGCAAAGAGCACGTCACTGTGTTACGGCTGTGGGTGCAACGAACGATACCCGCCGCCTGGCTCCGACCGTCCCGCAACGATAGGCGCTCGTGGTCATTCGCAAGCCGGGAGTATGTCTTGTACGGATCTCCTTGTCTTTTTCGGACATGCTCTCTGCGCTCTGCGTTCCTTCGCTTGCTCACTTCGTGAAGCGGCCGAACATTTCCACGACTTCCCAGCTGTCCTGGCACAGATCGCGGAGTTCCTCCACCAGTTTCAGGATTTCGTTGTCGCAACAGATGACGTTGACGTTGGGCGTCACTCCTTCCGGAAAATCGAGCGACAGACCGTCCTGCGTGAAACACTCCTCGATTTCATCTATGGCGAGCTGCAGATTGAGATCGATGAACTCATGCACATGCGCCGGTGTGACCGCGGGATGGGGTTCGCGCAGCATATGATCGCGCATCGCCATACGCAGCGCGTCTACCGCCATGCACACCTGGGTGAAGTCAAAGCCCTGCCGCTTGCGGTCGCGCGCAAGCAGGCGTGCGTAGTGCCGCACCGGCATACGATCGCGCGTACGGATCGCCGTCGCGAGAATTTCGAATGACAGCGCGACATACAGGCGCAACGTCTCATCTGTCATCCTGTCGTAGTCGTGACGCTGCGATCGCGCCTGCTGCGCGCGTATCGTTGAGACCACCTCATTGACGATGGCGTCCCTGCGGCGCCGCAGCCGGTTATACAGAATGAAATTCGGACGTCGGGCCGCATGGACGAAGGCCGCCTCATTGCGCTGCCGCCAGATTTCGGGGTGCGTTTTCATATTCTCGATCAGGATCAGCAGACGCCGTGTCAAATCGTAGCGTGGCGTCGGAGCCCAACCAAGATTCTGTTGCGTACGGGACGCGTCAACCCGAAGCTCGCAGTCCACATAGCGCATCATCCAGAGACGCTCGAAAGGCGGCGCACCCAACGCATCCATCACCCATTGCCGCAGCGCGATGAACGGAAATGCCAGCATCCGCGGGATGTGGATGGCGCGCCGCTCGGCACCGAAAAGAAAGCGTGTCGCCGCTTTGTACATGTCGATATGCGACGTGACATGTGAAGGGGAAGCGTTGTAAATCGCAAACGGTGGCAGGGTCTCCGCGCGCTCGATCACGCGGAAGATCAGGGTGATGAGATCTTTGATATGCAGATACGGAACCGCGCTGCGTCCGCGCCCACCCAGCATGGAGGCATTCCAGGCCGAGGACAGCCAGGTACGCAGAAAGGCGTACACGGGAGGATATTCGCACCAATCGCTATAGAGAGCCGCGAAGCGCAGGACGCTGCGCGAGAAGTTTCCGGGATACTCACGAATCAGAGTTTCAGCCTCGCGTTTGCTGGCGGCGTACGGGAAGTCCGCGTCGGGCGCCGTGTCTTCGGTGATGGAGGCACCGTCCGCGGGAAAGCGGCAGGCCGCAAGCGAACTGCTGTAGATGAACTGCCTGACACCCAACTCTGCCGCGAGGTCCAGCACATTCTGCGTGCCGCGAACATTCGTCCGCTCATACTCGGGATTGGGCTTGTAGGTGAAATCGTAGAATCCCGCGAGATGCAGCATGGTCGTGGCACCGCCATGCTCGTTGATGCAGCGTGCCACGTCGAGCAGTGCGTCGCGATGCGCGATGTCCACCTGCGTCCAGCG
Proteins encoded in this region:
- the rseP gene encoding RIP metalloprotease RseP; amino-acid sequence: MDALGQILSQIFYFIIIIGVLVLIHELGHFLAAKAFGMRVERFSIGFPPRAFGKQIGDTDYCVSWLPIGGYVKISGMVDESLDTEQLAKDPEPWEFRAKPVWQRIIVIVAGVVMNILLAIAIFWGINLTQGTQVHKVTTIGNVQAGSVAEKYGLLAGDRITAINNRGMKTWEDIRESVVYAQLADDLRIRVERAGGVLTLDIPNKAIARLESGELGITPEGATTYIAAVEPGLPASRVGLAEGDVIVSINGENVFTPTDVVRIIGASPQKPVKMIWTREGKRMASMVTPTEHGKIGIIPVLSIAGPTEVMHYGVFEALSVGVRGLVRVTDIFLTNIWHIIIGEASFKNSIGGPVKIAEMAAQSAEAGIYSFLSLMALLSISLAIINIFPIPALDGGHLVFLIYEGLFRREVPTKIKIALQQVGMVLLLALMLFVIYNDIF
- a CDS encoding redox-sensing transcriptional repressor Rex produces the protein MDRISKAAFRRLPRYHQILSAFEALGREYISSRELSEILEINETLVRKDMADLKIRGKQNQGYSIAVLRRRIEEFLGLLERTEALVIGAGHLGTALATYSGFRQYGLDIVGILDNDPNRIGSIVGGIEVTSVFRLTSMIQKHRIKLIILCVPKDSAQEITDIAVKAGVKAVWNFTPQELTVVEGVKVRNEQIIGGFMALSHYLKNQADDAQSAIGA
- a CDS encoding DUF2851 family protein, with translation MLSNTNTIAALSTTSIFRAVAEPRRNPRIPERHTVALWLRVATPECVLRTMDGRELRVLCPGTQNQHDGPDFLGAEIILDGRLFRGAVEVHTDADDWWRHGHDRNTLYDEVILHVALYPPTRTDVLPPTVLLPGQLSMPLREAWSAEFHQAHPMVCAAGRGATVAHPLADVMLLIAAVRRYTRKCARMRYRYDQLSPALGEEGALRQAVWEAIARGAGYGGNQDRMERAARVLTLAGALALPPSRRACMLSAAAEKKTKDLSQCAMQDSWLNSAITPSNRAVPRLRWLASWAERLSAGQWWNDLDTAAQAFTGDAGVFAPLFRVEGEAASPGPERVTELAMNVLSPVLNLLSELRDNASLARRARAVYFTMRAAAPNRITRITAPVLGRTVPFDSKTQQGMIELYSEFCSPRKCGSCLLSD
- the rpe gene encoding ribulose-phosphate 3-epimerase, which translates into the protein MPRQSPLIAPSLLSCDFARLADEVKAVEAAGADLLHVDVMDGRFVPNLTIGPLIVEAIKRHATVPLDVHLMIEEPDRYLQDFARAGADILTVHWETCPHLHRTIQRIHDLGLPAGVSINPATPVSLLADILNDVEMVLVMSVNPGFGGQSFIPRSLAKITELRRMADELGLKHLRIEVDGGITTATAPDVLHAGADILVSGSAIFKSGNYRQYISALRG
- a CDS encoding lipopolysaccharide heptosyltransferase family protein; translation: MNFDVNGVDCKHFNGYKPCFPGVDCSEHCMRCDPIGTRILIINLDAMGDVVMTTAQLAGIKRAWPISQVFWITRSNAAALLHANPLVDRVFVWNDVDRLILQQQFFDVVLNADKSLDACAFASSLWTDELRGFTISKRGQIVPANPEAEYNFRLGLDDHLKFRVNQRSGQDILAATWKLDYRRDEYILELTASEQDRVRELRARWVPVGKLAVGFNTGCSELFPNKKMTVPQHVELIERLASDDRLVFLLLGGPEDTQRNDDIAAQLQPLVHSGRLVPTPTREGLRAGIVYEALADVVITGDSFGMHLAIGLKKHVLAWFGLSCWSEIDLYDRGEKFIPHGLDCAPCWKRTCPYNLECISMIDLDAIAAAVRSFADGVSTIASSSLP
- a CDS encoding calcium/sodium antiporter, with the protein product MEEHILVFAVAALVLGLIVLVWSADRFVDGAAASAKHLGMSPLLIGMVIVGFGTSAPEMVVSLFAALDGNPGIALGNAYGSNITNIALILGVTALLRPITVASSIVRLELPLLLGVTALTGVLLYNGDLTRLDSIILIVVFAVLMGWMTWQNSRQKSDHLAAEVLSELAGDIMPLRKALFWSIAGLLLLIGSSRFIVWGAVEIATVLGVDDLVIGLTVIALGTSLPELASSVVAVRKNEHDIAFGNIIGSNLFNTLMVVGLAGSISPMELPADLLTRDFPIMTAVTGFLFVLVFGFHKAKRLNRLEGALLLLVFFLYSVYLVMTVV
- a CDS encoding NAD-dependent epimerase/dehydratase family protein — encoded protein: MAAEDFNMALPGLVVTGASGFVGRHVLEAANGKFRLFCLARRSQFEAGIPRMDHQRWTQVDIAHRDALLDVARCINEHGGATTMLHLAGFYDFTYKPNPEYERTNVRGTQNVLDLAAELGVRQFIYSSSLAACRFPADGASITEDTAPDADFPYAASKREAETLIREYPGNFSRSVLRFAALYSDWCEYPPVYAFLRTWLSSAWNASMLGGRGRSAVPYLHIKDLITLIFRVIERAETLPPFAIYNASPSHVTSHIDMYKAATRFLFGAERRAIHIPRMLAFPFIALRQWVMDALGAPPFERLWMMRYVDCELRVDASRTQQNLGWAPTPRYDLTRRLLILIENMKTHPEIWRQRNEAAFVHAARRPNFILYNRLRRRRDAIVNEVVSTIRAQQARSQRHDYDRMTDETLRLYVALSFEILATAIRTRDRMPVRHYARLLARDRKRQGFDFTQVCMAVDALRMAMRDHMLREPHPAVTPAHVHEFIDLNLQLAIDEIEECFTQDGLSLDFPEGVTPNVNVICCDNEILKLVEELRDLCQDSWEVVEMFGRFTK